AGATATCCTCATGTAGACTATAACGAAACAAAGAGTGAAATTGTATTACTGCTGCTCTGCTTTATGTGAAAACTCTATGAGCTGTGCAGTCCAGTTTAAAATCTATGAATATTACATCTCTAgctaataaaatgataaaaataatatgCATGATCGGTTCTCCTGAAACACATGTCACATCTTgtctaatttacattttattggtCTAAATGATACATCAGTTTAACTGCTATGGATTCTCCACTGAAACCAAATTGTCAGTTTCAATTTTGGTGTTGTCCAACATGGTGTTATTTTATAATACAATATGCATTTTATTCATTCACATTCAAGAACTTAATTGCATATGCAtataataatatgcattgtttcACATGGTCAGACACATAATGCGAACTTAAAGGCATTGGCAATGCAATAAgcatatttatacaacagttctttctggttctcgaatctgattggctgatataAGTGCGATATTAGagtgataacagaactccaacaaccgtttcaccgtttgtatcactcTCATAGTGTCAGAGCGGACAACCAAAtcaactataattttataaataataatgtttttgtttcatGGAATGTACTTTTAAAACGAAGAAGTTTTAGAcgaaaatgtacttgtttagacttggactggtttgttaataaagataacgtctatttgaaaattttcggagatgtgagctccagggcattaGCGGCCATTCACCGCTGAGAGCAGACTTAACTCGGCTAGTTCTTCTGGAATTTGCAGCTGGCTGATGTGTCTATAGTGGTtgaacatgagatataattagttTTAGATAAATCTAACAGACAGTCTTTGATCTNNNNNNNNNNNNNNNNNNNNNNNNNNNNNNNNNNNNNNNNNNNNNNNNNNNNNNNNNNNNNNNNNNNNNNNNNNNNNNNNNNNNNNNNNNNNNNNNNNNNNNNNNNNNNNNNNNNNNNNNNNNNNNNNNNNNNNNNNNNNNNNNNNNNNNNNNNNNNNNNNNNNNNNNNNNNNNNNNNNNNNNNNNNNNNNNNNNNNNNNNNNNNNNNNNNNNNNNNNNNNNNNNNNNNNNNNNNNNNNNNNNNNNNNNNNNNNNNNNNNNNNNNNNNNNNNNNNNNNNNNNNNNNNNNNNNNNNNNNNNNNNNNNNNNNNNNNNNNNNNNNNNNNNNNNNNNNNNNNNNNNNNNNNNNNNNNNNNNNNNNNNNNNNNNNNNNNNNNNNNNNNNNNNNNNNNNNNNNNNNNNNNNNNNNNNNNNNNNNNNNNNNNNNNNNNNNNNNNNNNNNNNNNNNNNNNNNNNNNNNNNNNNNNNNNNNNNNNNNNNNNNNNNNNNNNNNNNNNNNNatatatatatatatatatatatatatatatatatatataatgtctaattcaaattaaaatatactTTGAATTAATTTATatgaaatgttaaatatttttattttaattatttattacatttatatatatttatattatatatatttagtatattttagatatattttatcTAGACAAACTATGAACTAGAACAAACTGTGCTATGCTGCCTCAAGTCAAAAGAGCCATCACTGCAAGTctctgggattttttttttttgtccaatttTATCATTCACCAGGCAAACATCCCAAGTGTAACTACACATAAAAGCAAAAGAACACCTCTTTTTTATGGATCCTGTCTGTAGCACAACTCTGCGGGTTGAGTTACGTGCCAGTTTAATATAAAACACTTATATCTGTCTGAGAGAACTTTGTGTCCTTTTGCATCTAAGTTCACAGTGCAGTTGTACATTTCTATCTGCTGTGCTACCAAACAGGTCTGCTTAAAAAAAACGTGTGCTTCTGCAAGAACAAAGGCAATTCTGGGCTTTGGTTTATTGCTTGCTAAAGCTTAGAGGACTCTCAGACAGTCCAATCCCAATTACAGCAGTCGAGCCAGACTGCAGTAGCAGTAGTGTGTAATTCTGCAATCAGTTCAGCAGCACACTAGATAGAAATGTACGACTGCTATTTACTGACAGATGATTGTCTGAAGCACTCTCAACAAGGACAGAACGTCCCTAAGATGGAATAGAAAACAAGTAACCTACTTTTACGTGACTCTGTGAACAAACTTTAGCAAACCAAAAactaaaatgtgaccttggaccacaaaaccagtcatacgtagatatatttgtagcaatagccaacaatacattgtttgggttaaaatgatctatttgtttttaatgccaaaaatcattaggatattaagtaaagatcatgatcaattaagatattttgtaaaattcctacagtaaatatatcaaaacataattttcattagtaatatgcattgctacgaacttaatttggacaactttaaaggtgattttctcaatatttagatttttttttgcaccctgatttcatattttcagatagccagatattgtcctatcctaacaaaccatacataaatggaaagcttatttctttagctttcagatgatgtataagtattaaataaaaaaaaacccttataactggttttgtggtccaaataTCTTGACTTGTAATATCCAAATGCAAGTgcacttttattttgcatttgcTTTATTATCTTAGCACATGTTGTTTGTTAAAACAATGAACTGCTCAAGAAATGCATTGTGTTTATTTTTGCATAATTAGCATTTTTgcataatgattttttaaaaataccaaACAAAATATCAGCTCCGATTAAAAAAATATTGGTATTGGCCTTTAAGCAACCCATATGGGTTGAAGCATAGCTGATGTTCAGAAGTCCAGAGTGTCGTGCTGGTAGCGCAGTCGCGGACTGTTCTCACTGTAGAACTGACTGAACCAGCGTCTGTGTTTCTGAATGGCTGAATCTTCTTTCACGAGCATAGGTTTGGAGATATACGTCTTATTATTCCAGATCATCACATCTCGTTCGAACTGTAACAGCAAAACCATTAGTTAAGATCTCATAGGTATCCTTTTctgtcattaaaggattagttcacttttttaatgtactcacccccttgtcatccaagatgttcatgtctttctttcctcagtcgtaaagaaattatgtttttttgaggaaaacatttcaggatttctctctttataattgatatggatggcgccccgaagtttgaacttccgaaatgcagtttaaatgcagcttcaaaaggctctaaggaagggtcttatctagcgaaacgatcggttattttcgaaacaaattgactatttatatactttttaacctcaaatgctcgtcttgtctcatctctgagCAGCGCAAGTGTGAAGTCTTGAGCAGCGCAAGTGTGAAGTCTGTGTGAttcgggtaaatacagttagggtatgtcgaaaaaatcccatctcgttttcttccctaacttcaaaatcgccttagatcgctgcaaaaataaccgatcgtttcgctagataagacccttcctcctcggctgggatcatttagagccttttgaagctgcatttaaagtgcatttaaactgcatttcggaagttcaaacttcggggcgccatccatatccattataaagagagaaatcctgaaatgttttcctcaaaaaaacataatttctttacgactgaggaaagaaagacatgaacatcttggatgacaagtgggtgagtacattatctgtgcattgttgttatgaaagtgaactaatcctttaattactcaccctcatgtcgttccaaacctgaaaaaccttcgttcatctttgagttttcggaccctgcatagacagcaacacaactaccatgttcaaggcccagaaaggtagtaagaactagggctgccccctaatagttgaCCAGAAAAGGCTTGGTTGACCAAAATTTTGATAGTCACTTAGTTGCATGATGGACAGAACGTCCAAACGCTCACCtatcatcaacctcaaatatggcttatcatgtaaaatatattagtagtagcaactttacatgtaCATGgaaaacaatttcttcttttccatgtCAGTCTTATGCTGTGCGCACACCAAACGCAACGTTATTGTTCTAGATTACTTACAGGACGTATCACTCATGCGAATAAAATCACTGCTGTTTTCTTTGCACAGAAAACATATTTTCGTTGCTTTGTAActttatggttgaaccactgatgtcacatggactattctaACAATGTCCGtactacctttttgggctttgtatgtgtcagttgcattgctgtctatgcagtgtcagaaagcacTTGGctttcctcaaaaatatcttgaacaaaggtcttacaggtttggaacgacacaagagTTACGAAATAATTAATAagagaatttacattttttggtaATCTCTCTTTATTCCAAATGTCAAATCTGCATAGTTGCATTACCTGAATACACTCTGCCCGAAGAATGAATTTGGGCACCAGGGGAGGGATGGTGCTCTGGTAGAAGATGGTGTGTGATACACACTGCAGTAATGGCTCGACTGGGGTAATGCAGTGCATGATCACACCCCGACCTAGAAAACTGTGCTCAAAAAGCAGGAAAACCACACCTGGACCCACCTACAAACATAAAAGATATCATTTGTATCACCAGGGAGTAAAATCAATCTAATTTATGCTGCAGTCTACTGTGTGAGACCAAATAGAATAGATTCATTCACATAACAAAATCTTCCCTAATTCAGATTCTGCCTCTAACGGCACTTTCTGCTCAAATATACAGACACTTTGTAACTACAACTTCAAGTGAAAATGCAAGCACAGCCTTGAATTACAACTGTTTTCACACATACTGTCAGGATTATGCGCCGTCACTATGGCGACAAGGCAGTTCCTTTTCACacaacacaaaaagaaaaatgttgcACAACTGACCATGAGGGGAAATTATGGCATTGAGACTTGGACTGCTACACAGACACGAAACAAAGAAAATTTCTGgctacattagttaatgcaccaAATTAACAATAacgataaaaatgttaatttttatatatactgAAAatgcactacaagtcaaaagtttttgaacagatgtttttttaaagatgtctcctctgctcaccaagcctgcatttatgtaatccgaagtatagcaaaaacagtaacattttgaaatatttttactatttaaaataattgttttctagttgaatatattttaaaaaatgtatttatttctgtgatcaaagctaaattttcatgatctttcagaaatcatttgaaaatgctgatttgctgttttttttttattataattatcaatatttaaaacagtttatatttttttcttttttctttgatgaatagaaagatccaaatatcagcatttatctgaaataaattaaatatatctaCTTTTGTggcaaagaaattatagaaattaatactttaatttagcaaggatgctttaaattgatcaaaagtggtgataaagacaattataatgttacaaaagatttctatttcagataaatgctgttcttctataCTTTATTTTCACCAAATAACCTAAAAAACGTACTGAGCTGttgtcaacataataataataataataataataataatcatcataataataataaatggttttggcagcaaatcagaatattagattgatttctgaaggattatgtgacagaagtaatgatgctaaaaattcagctcaaaaaatcacaggaataaattacattttaaaatgtcttcaaatagagaacatattttaaacagtataaaaaacagtataaaaatattttaaaattgtactgtttttgctgtactttggaggcttgatgagcagaagagactttaaaaaaacataaaaaatcttactgatgaatactttatgaatacattttacatatattaaaaatacatgttTAAAATTTCAGGTCATATAAATTACCATTAGGTAATGTAATATAAGCAAACAATTATAACAATAGAAATAGCATATttataaattaacaaataaaataataaatagaatgaaataaacaaatgaattttAGTCCTAAATAAAATCATTTGAAAGTGTTGCCATTTTTTGAGAATTCATCAAAAAATGTGAAAAGCTCAATAATTTTTGCAGCAGAGAAGCTGAATAATTTACCCACAACATTCCTGTTCATTGGTGGTTCATTCCTGAAGCAAAGAATCTCCATTTAACACAGCCATATACTTCACCGTACAAGAAAAGCATCTCATTTGTAAATCTGACACATCCTACGGCATCcatcacactcacacacacacacacacacacacacacacacacacacacacacacacacacacacacacacacacacacacacacacacacacacacacacgttgggtttacatgttttatggggacattccatagacgtaatggtttttatactgtacaaaccgtactttctatcgccctacacctaccctacacctaaacctagccctcacaggagactgtgcacacttttacttcatcaaaaaaactcattgtgcatgatttataagcctgtttcctcatggggacctgagaaatgtccccacaaggtcaaaatctactggtattcctatccttgtggggtattcaacgtgatgaataccaggcacacacacacacacacacacacacacacacacacacacacacatttaatttACATAAAAGCATGCTCTGTGTGCACTCGACTAACTGCTTAAAATACAGCCAACAACCCTCAGAACACAAAGATCAAGACACTGCTGTTGTGTGCAAGATCATTCATGACTTGATTTCCATTCTTCTAATCACAGTCAGTTTCCAGACGTTTCCCTCAGTCTGCATGGCTCACTCGTGCCCTCTAGCTGACGGTCCGGTCATTACCTGTCTGGCCAGGACGTCCAAATCAAGAAGAGGCCAGTGGCGTCCAAACACAGTGAGAGCGTGTTTTACCAACATCTGCGAGCAGTGCTTGTTCGGCTCGGGCTCAGGCTTCCACTCCACCTGGAAACACATCAAATCATACATATCATACTTTTTTCTTAAAGGTACAGTGACAAAAGGGCACCTTTTATGCAAAATTcatttttacatgttgtttgaacataaatgtgcattggcagtgtgtgtacacaaccaccctgtaatgataaaaaaatcaacccagtccttttttttttaatccccacaGAATCCGTAAAATGTGATGTCACATTTTACAAGCCCCACCCACGACAGTTGACGAACACCGCCGTATTAGCCAAGACTTCGCCGCACACAATCCGCCATGTTTATCTTCACACTAGagcatttaaaagcagcattcaagtaagaaatGTCTTCTTATTAAAGCTGTAAAGACAGccttattctggaaaagggggcagggggcagcagctcatttgcatttaaagagtcatgcacaaaaacggtgtgtttctgcttccctttaaaataggcattttcaaaatgatataataaatgatctgtggggtattttgagctgaaacttcacagatgcattctggggacacctgagacttattttacatcttgtaaaaaggggcataataagtTAATTGAGACAGTTAGTGATAAGAAATCATtgcaccttgtttacaagcagaagaagGCGCACGCTGTACATAAAACTTTGTAAACATTTTTGAtggagaggatgacttgcaattttttgcccagccttatgCTGCAAAAGTGTAGTCATAAGGCTCCTTTAACCAAGTACCAATTAAACAGATAAATCAGAGTTATGTTTTTAGGGTAGATATTGCtatatttttatggttttatgtTAGTGTTGCCCATTTTAATTCTACCATGTATCCTAATTTCCTgtgacataaaaacataaaatccgtTGACCTGGATTATTAtcgttaattaaaactaaaattaaaaccataaaaaacatgTCTGTtacttaaaacaaaataaacctaaactgacatcaaataaaaaaacagaaacttaatttattattttggcACAACTTCCCATTTTTGCGCATGGGTTTTTTGTTAACAAGACATTTCATGAGTGCTTAACTCAATTTATGTGTTATGAGAATTTCCAtagaaataataacatttaatgaGTCCAAGAGTGTGAATAGTTCAGAGTATAATAAAGTGGTCAATTACTGTAATTATGACTCATCATAAACATCATAAACATAGCATAGGAAGTacgaaaataactaaaactaagtaaactaaaactaataaataaaattaattaaaactatatCCTCATTCTTCAGTgtgaaagtaagcctatgggctaGACTTCAGGATCATTAGGTGtaatagggaaataatgagaagaataacaacatgcagtaaaagataaaactgtttgcactacaaactatgtcctcataattaagataatacattaaaaaatctgGTAAGAcaaaccaatttgcaatatcatgcagcaaaacaagctgttttgtacagctaaaaatagctgtacGTGGATGAGAcctgaagccagacccataaaatttacaaatggctatgTTCACTCTGACGGggagaataaggtggatagaaaaagggacaaaacacaacaaaattgctgaaattttaactattattaaaaatgaaaatctaaaaatataatctaatttaaaatattaggaAAAACTATAGTATATAATAGTATGTCACTGAGACTAAAAATAACACTGCTGTTGACATTTCTCTTTGGGATGAATGTCTGTGTAAGGAATCAAACCTTCCAGTCATGCCGTATAAACTCCCAGGTCTTGCTGTTAGTATAGCGCAGATCGACTCCACTGACAATACCTGGAGTGTGCAAATGAGCCAAGTGTGCAATATCTGCTGCATTCTCAGGAATCTCCTGCAAAAAgatcaaaaatgtaaattaaaatgaatgctAGGTATATACATCACATTcactaaaaaatataaaacatcacTCTCATAAGAGCTGAATTACATAAGATGTTTGACCTCAATATGTGCATTAATGAAATGTTCGGTGCGGCCACGGTACACCCATTCGCCGCGGGTGATCTCGCTCTGTTCTGGCACTCTCCAGCTGGGCTCCAGCCCATCACAGTGAAACCACACCAGAACCTGCCCGTTGATCTCACAGCTGAGCCAACACCGCACCTTAGCAAACTCAGGcactaaaaacattttaaatttaaattgataaaaagagaCAGGTTATAATATTTGTATCTCACATaagttgttcttttgaactttctattaattaaagaatcctaaaaaaatgaatCACAATTACCTTTATCTGCATATGGAATTTTGacacatttcccatcagccccaCGGAACTGCCACCCGTGGAAGGGGCATTCAATGCATCCCCCTACAACTCGCCCTCCCACAGCCAGGTTAGCGCCTAAGTGAGGGCAGTAAGCGTCCACCACATAGGCCTTGCCATCCTGTCCACGGAACACTGCCACCTGCTGTCCTGGGgaaacatacaaataaatgtcattttttaGTTTGCTTTAAAGATGACTGATCAtaaaaatatgactttttccgtgtttaaatggatagttcacccaaaaatgaaaatttgatgtttatctgcttacccccaaggcatccaagatgtaggtgactttgtttcttcagcagaacacaaagatttttaacttaaactgttgcagtctgttagtcatgttagtcagtcaatgggacccacggtttgacagtcaaaaaaacatacacagacaaaaccaaattaaactctgcggcttgtggcgatacattgaggtcttaatacACGAAACAACGCTcttaggacagttggacattgtggtggatcagaggtaaaaaaaaaatatatataaatactgttcagtttcttgcacagacttaTTGTttagtgtgttaagacctcaatttatcgtcacgagccacagggtttaatttggttttgtctgtgtatgtttttttgactcttaaaGCCGTGGGCCCCAttgactgctattatatgactgacagactgcagcggtttgagttaaattttttttgtttgtgttctactgaagaaacaaagtcacctacatcttagatgccctgggggtaagcagataaacatcaaattttcatttttgggtgaactatccctttaagtgctataatcaggtccgCAGTGCATCTGCCAAcctagaaaatgtgaaaaaagacaacccagtaacttttttggttttggtaagcctttttctgcaagcatgtgaaaaatcTTGCGTGACAGATTTTGGTCTCTCTGTGACGTAGacaggggatcttattataatgttaccgccccttaatctgcatgtttccacccatGGCACagccattttgttttcgcaagcgacaatggtgtaccagttctaacgccatggcaaaactTCAAACAAAGCATGCTAGttgttctgtcattggctgcacagacaAGCACAAAACAGTCCTAGCTTTAGAGGAGACGAGAGAGCagtgcatttatatatttatttactgtatattatgctgctgccacacagatctaatataaacatgcaatttctttcccagctgtttaccttcacagacataaccgactgtttttgtaactcctttgtgtttttaacataaacttgtgtgtatttgacagtttaagtgcaataagacatgaaagtttagtactcacatgccgtgtgacagccaaTTTCTGTGTGCGTGCTTTGAATATGTGCGCTtttaaaaccctatatcagaagtttaatgGCTTTCAAACGCATGATTTCATcacaatagacatgataatcaaaaccaaacagatgtttctggaaaagggggtggggagcagcagctcatttgcatttaaagtggcatgcacgaaaacagcgtgtttctgctttcactcaaaacaggcattattaaaattatataataactaaTCTGTTTGGGGTATTTTGAGTTGAAACtacacagacacattctggagacacctgagacttatattacattttgtaaaaaggggcataataggtctcctttaaagaAAAATAACATGCCACAAATAGTTACAATAACCTACAGGGGTCAGTATTGTTCTTtcacaaaaagaacaaaagcacCCCTCAGGTTGGGTAACTGTCCCAGACTGTCATTCTGGGGAAATTTCCTTTTAAAAAAAGGCCTGGCTTTGCTTGCTTATGCTCCAAATC
The genomic region above belongs to Garra rufa chromosome 19, GarRuf1.0, whole genome shotgun sequence and contains:
- the LOC141293127 gene encoding cholesterol 7-desaturase nvd, encoding MENSRASLMFKVVAVAAIGLTATLVMLVQDPSDTLFGGGYPELWRKTGLAGAPTRAAACIFAGVFLLAMGWLYRLLFAPLELLRGVDEVGYIAEDGRSRAQTANEVRRRRKTGELPPVYPNGWYRVFDSHMLERGDVKSVTVLGQQVAVFRGQDGKAYVVDAYCPHLGANLAVGGRVVGGCIECPFHGWQFRGADGKCVKIPYADKVPEFAKVRCWLSCEINGQVLVWFHCDGLEPSWRVPEQSEITRGEWVYRGRTEHFINAHIEEIPENAADIAHLAHLHTPGIVSGVDLRYTNSKTWEFIRHDWKVEWKPEPEPNKHCSQMLVKHALTVFGRHWPLLDLDVLARQVGPGVVFLLFEHSFLGRGVIMHCITPVEPLLQCVSHTIFYQSTIPPLVPKFILRAECIQFERDVMIWNNKTYISKPMLVKEDSAIQKHRRWFSQFYSENSPRLRYQHDTLDF